The Chloroflexota bacterium genome contains a region encoding:
- the purM gene encoding phosphoribosylformylglycinamidine cyclo-ligase, which yields MDSEAVRHTYAAAGVNIDIAAKAKELIGKQARTTHRPEVLGGVGFFGGLFEFKGYKQPVLVSSVDGVGTKLKIAIALGRHDTVGIDLVNHCVNDILTCGAEPLFFLDYIAMGKLVPEQVSDIATGMAQACKEVGCALIGGETAEMPGLYSGQDYDLVGFVIGVVEKDKIINGRTIEAGDAVVGLPSSGLHTNGYSLVRNIFSIGQMSKNYPELGRRLGEELLEPHRCYYNQLKPQLSLVKGMAHITGGGLVDNIPRVLPEGLAVHLDRKSWAVPPIFKLIQDKGNVERGEMFRVFNMGIGMVIICAPDNVSGLIGQLSEDSVIGEVVQQVGKERVVID from the coding sequence ATGGACAGTGAAGCAGTCAGGCATACCTATGCCGCCGCCGGCGTCAATATCGATATCGCGGCGAAAGCCAAGGAGCTCATCGGTAAGCAGGCCAGGACCACCCACCGCCCCGAGGTACTGGGCGGCGTCGGCTTCTTTGGCGGCCTGTTTGAGTTCAAAGGCTATAAGCAGCCGGTTCTCGTTTCCAGCGTGGACGGCGTCGGCACCAAACTCAAGATAGCCATCGCGCTGGGCAGACATGACACCGTCGGCATTGACCTGGTCAATCACTGCGTGAACGACATTCTCACCTGCGGGGCGGAGCCGCTGTTCTTCCTCGATTACATTGCCATGGGCAAACTGGTGCCGGAACAGGTGTCAGATATTGCCACGGGAATGGCGCAAGCCTGTAAAGAAGTTGGTTGTGCCCTTATCGGCGGGGAGACCGCCGAGATGCCCGGGCTGTATTCCGGTCAGGATTACGACCTTGTCGGCTTCGTTATCGGGGTGGTGGAGAAAGATAAGATAATTAATGGAAGAACTATTGAGGCCGGCGATGCCGTCGTTGGCCTGCCCTCCAGCGGGCTGCATACCAACGGCTATTCCCTGGTCCGCAATATTTTTAGTATCGGCCAAATGAGCAAAAATTATCCGGAACTGGGGCGGAGGCTGGGCGAAGAGCTTCTGGAGCCGCACCGCTGCTATTATAATCAACTGAAACCCCAGCTTTCTTTGGTTAAAGGGATGGCGCATATTACCGGCGGTGGCCTGGTCGATAATATACCCCGGGTGCTGCCGGAGGGCCTGGCCGTCCATCTGGATAGGAAGTCTTGGGCGGTCCCGCCGATATTCAAACTTATTCAGGATAAAGGCAATGTTGAGCGGGGCGAGATGTTCCGGGTATTCAATATGGGCATCGGAATGGTGATTATCTGCGCACCGGATAATGTTTCCGGGCTTATCGGGCAGTTATCCGAAGACAGCGTTATTGGTGAGGTGGTGCAGCAGGTGGGGAAGGAAAGGGTGGTTATAGATTAA